A section of the Ranitomeya imitator isolate aRanImi1 chromosome 7, aRanImi1.pri, whole genome shotgun sequence genome encodes:
- the UBE2T gene encoding ubiquitin-conjugating enzyme E2 T, which translates to MQRQSRLKRELHLLSTEPPAGISCWQVEDSTAELRAQVVGGLGSPYEGGVFSLEIAVPERYPFEPPRVQFLTPIYHPNIDTAGRICLDILKPPPTGAWRPALNLSSVLTSVQLLMSEPNPEDPLMADIAQEYKYHRAAYTATARSWTERHARPRETEGPAHKRRSAEPPEPAKKPRPGPP; encoded by the coding sequence ATGCAGAGACAGTCACGGCTGAAGCGGGAGCTCCATCTCCTCAGCACCGAGCCGCCGGCCGGGATCAGCTGCTGGCAGGTGGAGGACAGCACGGCCGAGCTGCGGGCGCAGGTGGTGGGCGGCCTGGGCTCTCCCTATGAGGGCGGCGTGTTCAGCCTGGAGATCGCGGTACCGGAGCGTTATCCCTTCGAGCCGCCCCGGGTGCAGTTTCTCACCCCCATTTACCACCCGAACATCGACACCGCCGGCCGGATCTGCCTGGACATCCTGAAGCCGCCGCCTACCGGCGCCTGGAGGCCGGCGCTGAACCTGAGCTCCGTCCTCACCTCCGTGCAGCTGCTGATGAGCGAGCCGAACCCGGAGGACCCGCTGATGGCGGACATCGCCCAGGAGTACAAGTACCACCGGGCCGCCTACACCGCCACTGCCCGGAGCTGGACGGAGAGGCACGCCAGGCCCCGGGAGACGGAGGGACCGGCGCACAAACGGCGCAGCGCGGAGCCGCCCGAGCCCGCCAAGAAGCCCCGGCCCGGACCTCCGTGA